The following are from one region of the Pseudazoarcus pumilus genome:
- a CDS encoding ABC transporter permease has protein sequence MLTYLLRRVLLMVPTLFGITVIVFAVMAAAPGGISANTLVDGTNLEPEARKALEDYYNRLYGLDQPAPVQYLRWLNNISPVGFEREADGTLGAFSFTKGPDLGTSFRYGRPVTDLLAERLPITILLNLLSIPLIYAVSIAIGVQAARSRGGRFDVASNVVLLGLWSVPTMLAGVLFIGFLASEQHWRWFPTGGLVRREALDQTFLPWLASGSDVLLMLVCAALGTALLVWGAARAPRGARRIGGAVLGAMLGWLMAADVAGAMPGVLHLMLAASGAALLGALAGIPGTALRIALAGGVGLMLGIGIARAVGAEVVQAGYLFDRSWHLVLPVVTLSYGGLAFLAKLTRASLLENLAADYARTARAKGVDEETVLWRHVFRNSLLPLITVSATLLPSLLAGSVIVESLFSIDGMGKLAVEAVQTRDRELVLSVTLISGLLTLAGYLLADLAYAIADPRVSYD, from the coding sequence ATGCTGACCTATCTGCTGCGCCGCGTGTTGCTGATGGTGCCGACGCTGTTCGGCATCACGGTGATCGTGTTCGCTGTGATGGCCGCCGCACCCGGCGGCATCAGCGCGAACACCCTGGTCGACGGCACCAACCTCGAGCCCGAGGCGCGCAAGGCGCTGGAGGACTACTACAACCGCCTCTACGGCCTCGACCAGCCCGCGCCGGTGCAGTATCTGCGCTGGCTCAACAACATCTCGCCGGTGGGTTTCGAGCGCGAGGCCGACGGCACGCTGGGTGCGTTTTCGTTCACCAAGGGCCCGGACCTGGGCACGAGTTTCCGCTATGGCCGCCCCGTCACCGACCTGCTGGCCGAGCGGCTGCCGATCACGATCCTGCTCAACCTGCTGTCGATCCCGCTGATCTACGCGGTGTCGATCGCCATCGGCGTGCAGGCGGCGCGCTCGCGTGGCGGGCGTTTCGATGTCGCTTCCAACGTCGTGCTGCTGGGCCTGTGGTCGGTGCCGACCATGCTCGCTGGCGTGCTGTTCATCGGCTTTCTCGCGTCCGAGCAGCACTGGCGCTGGTTCCCTACCGGTGGGTTGGTGCGCCGCGAAGCCTTGGACCAGACCTTTCTGCCGTGGCTTGCGAGCGGCTCCGACGTGCTGCTGATGCTCGTCTGTGCGGCGCTGGGCACGGCGCTGCTGGTGTGGGGCGCGGCGCGCGCGCCACGGGGTGCGCGGCGCATCGGCGGCGCCGTGCTGGGCGCGATGCTTGGCTGGCTCATGGCGGCAGACGTCGCCGGCGCGATGCCCGGCGTGCTGCACCTGATGCTGGCCGCCAGCGGCGCGGCGCTGCTCGGTGCGCTGGCGGGCATTCCGGGCACGGCGCTGCGCATCGCGCTCGCCGGAGGTGTGGGGCTGATGCTGGGGATCGGCATCGCGCGCGCGGTCGGCGCCGAAGTGGTGCAGGCGGGCTATCTGTTCGACCGCAGCTGGCATCTGGTGCTGCCGGTGGTCACGCTGTCCTACGGCGGGCTGGCCTTTCTCGCCAAGCTCACGCGCGCCTCCCTGCTCGAGAATCTCGCGGCCGATTACGCGCGCACCGCGCGCGCCAAGGGCGTGGACGAGGAGACCGTGCTGTGGCGCCATGTCTTCCGCAACTCGCTGCTGCCGCTGATCACGGTCTCCGCCACGCTGCTGCCCAGCCTGCTGGCCGGCTCGGTGATCGTCGAGAGCCTGTTCTCGATCGACGGCATGGGCAAGCTCGCGGTCGAGGCGGTGCAGACGCGCGACCGCGAACTGGTGCTGTCGGTGACGCTCATTTCCGGCCTGCTGACGCTGGCCGGCTATCTGCTGGCCGATCTGGCCTACGCCATCGCCGACCCGAGGGTGAGCTATGACTGA